One segment of Clostridium saccharoperbutylacetonicum N1-4(HMT) DNA contains the following:
- a CDS encoding DUF1256 domain-containing protein — protein MTIRKLDENSAEVLAEICINPKRKIFLCIGTPEHVWDSYGPMVGSLLAEKDILCFGTMNDRVDSYNVESIEEKIRNEYKDALIIAIDSAVTRSEAKTGKLAIIRDGVKPGEAFTKNLRKVGDYSILFGVNSEDINNKLIALPFSAALETYNVIITSMFS, from the coding sequence TTGACTATTAGAAAATTAGATGAAAATAGTGCTGAGGTTTTAGCGGAAATATGTATAAATCCAAAGAGAAAAATATTTTTATGTATAGGAACGCCAGAGCATGTTTGGGATAGCTATGGTCCTATGGTTGGCTCTCTTCTTGCAGAAAAAGATATATTATGTTTTGGGACAATGAATGATAGAGTTGATTCTTATAATGTTGAAAGCATTGAAGAGAAAATAAGGAATGAATATAAAGATGCTTTAATTATAGCAATAGATAGCGCAGTTACAAGATCTGAGGCTAAAACAGGAAAGCTAGCCATAATAAGAGATGGTGTAAAGCCAGGAGAAGCTTTTACCAAGAATTTAAGGAAGGTTGGAGATTATTCAATTCTTTTTGGGGTAAATTCAGAGGATATAAATAATAAGCTAATAGCGCTCCCGTTTAGTGCTGCTCTTGAAACTTATAATGTGATAATTACTTCGATGTTTAGTTAA
- a CDS encoding VWA domain-containing protein yields MLSANVEFLDVIDDKIHFSSVKLDYIDKEIFKDALRDAEKLRETIEENNERTPFFEKLSEDLFNALYKVAPKVYNEENVAVSLKLENKILKRLIDNDNFNKLRKNTACDLFNSTYALSMFLDKAREILENLAKQSEAHQFLMDNINTAIACQEQLIEVEQQLIYDPEDDDLKGQACNLKKLIDKADSNILKAQKKGTDIVDIKKISDSLKDVLAEVQKKLSKDWGLMKSFVTLPKAPGDENGKLQKVSYEEKLELAKALTKSSIIKHISKRLGKMRTYIEDINKNPGKYGLTISGVGVGNSINRILSCEKLLLADKDLENQFYKKYLNKTLLQYEVHGEDEINGPLIACIDNSESMKGKKEYFAKAIAISMFQIATKAKRAYRCVLFDNTVNKVIDSKKNEYNLKKIIEIAETFYGGGTEFEPPLEKALETLSNHKFKKADILFITDGEPVKFLSMEFRKKLEALKKKRKFIIHGIIIGAANEKYMMEFCDYIIRFDDLADEKALINIFNNISSN; encoded by the coding sequence ATGCTTTCAGCCAATGTTGAGTTTTTAGATGTAATAGATGATAAAATTCATTTTAGCTCCGTCAAATTGGATTATATAGATAAGGAAATATTTAAAGATGCCTTAAGGGACGCAGAAAAACTTAGGGAAACCATAGAAGAAAACAACGAGAGAACTCCATTTTTTGAGAAGTTGAGTGAAGATTTATTTAATGCTTTATATAAGGTTGCACCAAAAGTTTATAATGAGGAAAATGTAGCTGTTTCTCTAAAGCTTGAAAATAAAATATTAAAAAGATTAATTGATAACGACAATTTTAATAAGCTTAGGAAAAATACAGCTTGTGATTTGTTTAATTCAACTTATGCCTTAAGCATGTTTTTAGATAAAGCTCGTGAAATCCTTGAAAATTTGGCTAAGCAGTCAGAAGCACATCAATTTTTGATGGACAATATAAATACAGCTATTGCCTGCCAGGAGCAGCTTATAGAAGTCGAGCAGCAGTTAATATATGATCCTGAGGATGATGATTTAAAGGGACAAGCGTGCAATTTGAAAAAATTAATAGATAAGGCTGATAGCAATATTTTAAAGGCACAGAAAAAAGGGACAGATATTGTAGATATAAAGAAAATAAGTGACTCATTAAAGGATGTTTTAGCAGAGGTTCAAAAAAAGCTAAGTAAAGACTGGGGGTTAATGAAAAGTTTTGTCACTCTTCCTAAGGCTCCTGGAGATGAAAATGGAAAATTACAAAAGGTTAGTTATGAAGAAAAACTTGAACTTGCAAAAGCTTTAACTAAAAGCAGTATTATTAAGCATATTTCAAAAAGACTTGGCAAGATGAGAACTTATATAGAGGATATTAACAAAAATCCAGGAAAGTATGGGCTTACAATTTCAGGAGTTGGAGTTGGAAACAGCATAAATAGAATTTTAAGCTGTGAAAAACTCCTTTTAGCAGATAAAGACTTAGAAAATCAATTTTATAAAAAATATTTAAATAAAACCCTTCTTCAATATGAAGTGCATGGCGAAGATGAAATAAACGGTCCCCTTATAGCATGTATAGATAATTCAGAGTCTATGAAGGGGAAAAAAGAGTATTTTGCAAAGGCTATAGCCATTTCAATGTTTCAAATAGCGACTAAAGCTAAAAGGGCTTATAGATGCGTATTGTTTGATAACACCGTAAACAAAGTGATAGATTCAAAAAAGAATGAATATAATTTGAAAAAAATAATAGAAATTGCAGAGACCTTTTATGGTGGCGGTACAGAATTTGAGCCTCCGTTAGAAAAAGCGTTAGAAACTCTCTCCAATCATAAATTTAAAAAGGCAGATATACTTTTTATTACAGATGGAGAACCAGTTAAATTTTTATCTATGGAATTTAGAAAAAAATTAGAGGCTTTAAAGAAAAAAAGAAAATTTATAATACATGGAATCATAATTGGGGCAGCAAATGAAAAGTATATGATGGAATTTTGTGATTACATAATAAGATTTGATGACTTGGCAGATGAAAAAGCCTTGATCAATATTTTTAACAATATAAGTTCCAATTAA
- a CDS encoding AAA family ATPase, protein MFDFSKVDEEAKVDVLDINKRKKKVEKFNPKGEVSKRVNTSIVKAVEGTINDILKIEEELNELFIERENEIRMLTLAFITGSNGFFHGPAGTGKSALVEEYRNRIEDCSYFRILMGKTTEPSEIFGPVSINAMKNDIYKVNTKNKLPEANISFVDEIFKANSAVLNNLLTIMNEKLFFNEEIQKVPLISLIGASNEYYEEDNLIALYDRFLLRWNIDYINEPSNRITLFKNYLDRRRESSLLQENETVKMPVCKINIKDLMVINEKVKEITISIKVLNTYNKLLNTLLRKNIVISDRRKNESLKIVQAAALLDGRDEAEIQDLEVLKYTLWTYEEDLAAILEEVEKLANPNKNKLRNLKATFEAYKKQLLDLEDNKGSDQYVFNKTMAVTEIIKNINYGVNTINGILSSMKKEGRDNSKEFNDFMKLLNDMEEYAENIKKDIVL, encoded by the coding sequence GTGTTTGATTTTAGTAAAGTTGATGAAGAAGCAAAGGTTGATGTATTAGATATTAACAAAAGAAAGAAAAAAGTAGAAAAGTTTAATCCCAAAGGTGAAGTTTCAAAACGTGTGAATACGTCGATAGTGAAAGCTGTAGAAGGCACTATTAATGATATTTTAAAGATTGAAGAGGAATTAAATGAGCTCTTTATAGAAAGAGAAAATGAAATAAGAATGCTTACCTTAGCATTTATAACAGGCTCTAATGGATTTTTTCATGGACCTGCAGGAACAGGGAAATCTGCTTTAGTAGAAGAGTATAGAAATAGAATAGAGGATTGTAGCTATTTTAGAATACTTATGGGAAAGACTACAGAGCCTAGTGAAATCTTTGGCCCTGTAAGTATTAATGCAATGAAAAATGATATTTATAAAGTAAATACTAAAAATAAACTTCCTGAAGCAAATATAAGCTTTGTGGATGAGATTTTTAAGGCTAATAGTGCAGTATTAAATAATTTACTTACTATTATGAATGAAAAATTATTTTTTAATGAAGAAATTCAAAAAGTACCATTAATATCTTTAATAGGTGCCAGTAATGAATATTATGAAGAGGACAACCTTATAGCTCTATATGACAGGTTTTTGCTAAGATGGAATATAGATTATATTAATGAACCTTCAAATAGGATAACTCTATTTAAGAATTATTTAGATAGAAGAAGAGAAAGCTCTTTATTACAGGAAAATGAAACAGTGAAAATGCCTGTTTGTAAGATAAATATTAAGGATTTAATGGTTATTAATGAGAAAGTTAAGGAAATTACAATTAGCATAAAAGTGCTAAATACATATAATAAACTTTTAAATACGTTACTTAGGAAAAATATTGTAATTTCAGATAGAAGAAAAAATGAAAGTTTAAAAATAGTGCAGGCAGCGGCGCTTTTAGATGGCAGGGACGAAGCTGAAATTCAAGATTTAGAGGTATTAAAATATACTTTATGGACGTATGAAGAAGATCTAGCAGCAATTTTAGAAGAGGTAGAAAAATTAGCTAATCCAAATAAAAATAAATTGAGAAATTTAAAAGCGACCTTTGAAGCTTATAAAAAGCAGCTTCTTGATTTAGAAGATAACAAAGGTTCTGATCAGTATGTGTTCAATAAAACTATGGCAGTAACTGAAATAATAAAGAATATTAATTATGGCGTGAATACCATAAATGGGATTCTTAGTTCAATGAAAAAAGAAGGCAGAGATAATAGCAAGGAATTTAATGATTTTATGAAGCTCTTAAACGATATGGAAGAGTATGCAGAAAATATTAAAAAGGATATTGTGCTATAA